The window GCCTGTACGCAACGGATACAACTGATTCTATCTTACAAGGGCGTGCACTCTCTGAATTAGAGTGGATAAAAAAAGTGAAAGAAGAATTAGCACCGCAATGTGCTGTAATCCCATGGTTGCATAAAGAGAAGATTGGTTACGAAAGCTTGAAGGAATTTATTAATGCTTAAAAATGCCACAAATTTAATGTGCGGTCTGAAACGAAATGTACAGCTAACGCATAAAAACTAAGGAGAGAAAATAATGAACATTACAAATGAAGCCAAGCAGTATATTCAATCACTTTTGAAAGAACAGCAAGCTAAAGGACTCCGGGTCTATGCTATTGAAGGTGGTTGTTGTGGACCGCAAATAGGTTTATCTCTTGATATGCCAGAGGAGTCAGATACGATTTCTGTCATTAATGATATCCAAGTTGCAGTGGCTACAAAAGCTGAAGAATTCGTAAACAGTTTGACGTTGGACTATGAAACTGAGGGTGAGCAATCCGGACTCTTCATGGTTGGTGCGCCGAATAATTGTTAAAACAAAAAAAGGCCAACTAGAGTTTTTCTATTAAGTGAAAGGTGCTAGGTTTGGAAACAATTCGGAGTCCTGTCCTAGCCTGGCACCTTTCACTATTCTCTTACTAGCAACTCAAATGGATCAACAATATTTTTGAACAAACATAAGATGTACTAGGGAAGCAAAACTCAGTTTGGTCAGAATGTTAGAGCTAATTAGTTGACGTTACCCTTGTTTCAATTTAATATAAGTCATATCAAGAAAAGTTGATGCGAAGGAGAGTCATTATGATAAAACCACTGGATGTTTGCGATACAACTTTACTTGACTATGAGAAGAAATTT of the Sporosarcina sp. FSL K6-1508 genome contains:
- a CDS encoding HesB/IscA family protein, which codes for MNITNEAKQYIQSLLKEQQAKGLRVYAIEGGCCGPQIGLSLDMPEESDTISVINDIQVAVATKAEEFVNSLTLDYETEGEQSGLFMVGAPNNC